The Anabaena sp. PCC 7108 region GAATTAGCCATTTCTGGAAATGCCACTCATATTATCACAGGAGATAAAGACTTGTTAGAACTGCATCCTTTTCGAGATATCTTGATTGTTACACCTAGTCAGTTTTTAGATAGTTTATCTTCAAATTAAACCCCAAACCAGGAAATAGACACCACAGAATTAGAAATAAAAATTGATGAAATAGTGTATTAATTATATGACTTAGTGTGACTTGTGACTTCGCTATAAGGATGCAGTAGCAAGGGAGAAACAACAATGACACAGGAACCCATTTTTGAAGAAAGCAGTGGCAACGTATTCGCCGACCTCGGTTTGACAAATGCTTCGGAACTTTTTACGCGGGGCAAGATAGGGATTCAGGTACTGCGCCTTTTGAAACAACGCCACCTCAAACAGCGAGAAATTAGTGAACTTCTTGGCATTCCCCAGCCATTCGTATCTCATTTGATGAAAGGAGAGTTTCAACGGTTCAGTGAAGGAAAACTCCTCATTTTCCTTAAGCGACTTGATACGGAAATCACCTTGCATCTTCGCCCTCGTCATGCGTCAGACCAATCTGCTGAAACTGTGATATTGCTGTGAACTTAAGTTATGTGGCCGCTAGATTAGTCTTGTTAGCCTGTGGACTGGTGAAGCAGCGCAGAAAACAGCATTTAAATAAATCTTGCCCTTGACATCAAAGCCGAGAAATTAGCCAATTGGACAACCCTTTAATAGCCAATTGGACGATGGTAACTACTGAAACCAGCAATTAAAGTGAGTGTATGCTCAACTGACAACTCTCCAAGTTATGGCTTACCTCACATTAAACTTTGACCCTGTTTCATCTTTGAAAGAGAGTG contains the following coding sequences:
- a CDS encoding helix-turn-helix domain-containing protein, producing the protein MTQEPIFEESSGNVFADLGLTNASELFTRGKIGIQVLRLLKQRHLKQREISELLGIPQPFVSHLMKGEFQRFSEGKLLIFLKRLDTEITLHLRPRHASDQSAETVILL